The Serratia rhizosphaerae genome has a segment encoding these proteins:
- a CDS encoding PP2C family protein-serine/threonine phosphatase translates to MNITIASTSNQGGRASNQDQTGEVVGNRAACFVVCDGIAGFPGGEVAAKLARDTILDNFNGEKHLDAQSIRQHISQANAAIHQQQNQSEEYSKMGTTLVSLFIDRDYQLAYWAHAGDSRLYLFRRGYLHAVTTDHSLIQQMQDAGYQTSGINSNLLYFALGLSEERDATYSDVLQLEDGDVFLLCTDGFWHSFTQAELEQSLHMVNSPSEWIALMQQAWKKDNNSDNYSAIAVWIGSPQETTLLHSLADAERFLTRD, encoded by the coding sequence ATGAATATCACCATAGCCTCTACCTCTAATCAGGGCGGCCGCGCCTCAAATCAGGATCAGACCGGCGAAGTGGTTGGCAACCGTGCAGCCTGTTTCGTGGTGTGCGACGGCATCGCCGGTTTTCCCGGCGGCGAAGTCGCTGCCAAACTGGCGCGCGACACCATCCTGGACAATTTTAACGGCGAAAAACATCTGGATGCGCAGAGCATCCGCCAGCATATCTCGCAGGCGAATGCGGCCATCCACCAGCAGCAGAATCAGTCCGAAGAGTACAGCAAGATGGGCACCACGCTGGTCAGCCTGTTTATCGACCGGGATTACCAGCTGGCCTACTGGGCCCACGCCGGCGACAGTCGCCTGTACCTGTTCCGCCGCGGCTACCTGCACGCGGTTACCACCGACCACAGCCTGATCCAGCAGATGCAGGACGCCGGTTACCAGACCAGCGGCATCAACAGCAACCTGCTGTACTTTGCGCTGGGGCTGAGTGAAGAGCGCGACGCTACCTACAGCGACGTACTGCAGTTAGAGGACGGCGACGTTTTCCTGCTGTGCACCGACGGCTTCTGGCACAGCTTTACCCAGGCCGAACTGGAGCAATCGCTGCATATGGTCAACTCCCCCAGCGAGTGGATCGCCCTGATGCAGCAAGCATGGAAGAAAGACAACAACAGCGATAACTACAGCGCTATCGCCGTATGGATTGGTTCACCGCAAGAGACCACGCTGCTGCATTCGCTGGCGGATGCAGAACGTTTCCTCACGCGCGACTGA
- a CDS encoding type VI secretion system baseplate subunit TssE: MNDKRLWGAHNGDDLRRQGYRQRQDSERLTSRDKMQPVLLDLLTDDEPHKKQEAQIRNLVSHSELRRRVLRDLQWLFNCVNSESNLDLGDFPQVRRSTVNYGVASLAGKRMSDIEWQDIQRALTESILNFEPRILPEGLQVRCISDTGSLELHNVLSIEIKGRLWCVPYPLEFLFRTDVDLENGHFDLKDIG; the protein is encoded by the coding sequence ATGAACGACAAGCGCCTGTGGGGCGCTCATAACGGCGACGATCTGCGCCGGCAGGGGTATCGCCAGCGGCAGGACAGTGAGCGCCTGACGTCACGCGACAAGATGCAGCCGGTGCTGCTCGACCTGCTGACCGATGATGAACCGCATAAAAAACAGGAAGCGCAGATCCGCAATCTGGTGTCGCACAGTGAACTGCGGCGGCGCGTGCTGCGCGATTTGCAGTGGCTGTTTAACTGCGTCAACAGCGAATCCAATCTCGACCTCGGCGATTTTCCTCAGGTGCGCCGCTCCACGGTGAATTACGGCGTCGCCTCGCTGGCGGGCAAACGAATGTCGGACATTGAATGGCAGGATATCCAGCGCGCACTGACCGAATCGATCCTGAATTTCGAGCCGCGCATTCTGCCTGAGGGCCTGCAGGTGCGCTGCATCTCCGACACCGGCTCACTGGAGCTGCACAACGTGTTATCGATTGAAATCAAGGGCCGCCTATGGTGCGTGCCCTATCCGCTGGAGTTTCTGTTCAGAACCGACGTCGACCTGGAAAACGGTCACTTCGATCTGAAAGACATAGGGTAA
- the tssG gene encoding type VI secretion system baseplate subunit TssG, giving the protein MSESVTELPASDAPQINALHRLPDDFWLRLRAAPYRYDLFQLLRRLDAQGGQAYLLGRAPLPRHEMLRLGQEPSLSFAPSTLAKVTPRSGSPLHDVSILSFGLFGPNGPLPLHLTEYARERIYHHQDTTLTAFADLFHHRLTLLFYRAWADAQPTVSLDRPDNGSFNDYLSSLIGNGQPAQRQRDSINAHAKHFMAGHLIRHSRDPEGLSKILRGYFQVPVRIVENVPHWLRVDPREQARLKAGRGAPRLGESAFLGVAVRDVQHKFRIELGPMSQQEYDRFLPGAELCEQLRDWVRQYLGIEFVWEVRLILAKEQLIGTQLGGAQRLGLSSWMAAERRQHDAGDLIFSPEPLEDI; this is encoded by the coding sequence ATGAGTGAAAGCGTAACCGAACTGCCGGCCAGCGACGCGCCGCAGATCAACGCGCTGCACCGCCTGCCGGACGACTTCTGGCTGCGGCTGCGCGCCGCGCCTTACCGTTACGATCTGTTCCAGCTGCTGCGCCGGCTGGACGCTCAGGGCGGCCAGGCTTATCTGCTGGGGCGCGCCCCGCTGCCGCGCCATGAAATGCTGCGTCTGGGGCAGGAGCCGTCGCTCTCTTTCGCACCGTCGACGCTGGCCAAGGTCACGCCGCGCAGCGGCAGCCCGCTGCATGACGTGTCGATCCTCAGTTTCGGCCTGTTCGGCCCCAACGGCCCGCTGCCGCTGCACCTGACCGAATACGCGCGCGAACGGATTTACCACCATCAGGACACCACCCTGACGGCCTTCGCCGACCTGTTTCATCACCGCCTGACGCTGCTGTTTTACCGCGCCTGGGCCGATGCGCAGCCGACGGTGTCGCTCGACCGGCCCGACAACGGCAGCTTTAACGACTATCTGTCGAGCCTGATCGGCAACGGCCAGCCGGCGCAGCGCCAGCGCGACAGCATCAACGCGCACGCCAAGCATTTTATGGCCGGTCATCTGATTCGCCACAGCCGCGACCCGGAAGGCCTGAGCAAAATTTTACGCGGCTATTTCCAGGTGCCGGTGCGCATCGTGGAGAACGTGCCGCACTGGCTGCGCGTTGACCCGCGTGAACAGGCGCGGCTTAAGGCCGGGCGCGGCGCACCGCGGCTGGGCGAGTCGGCGTTTCTCGGCGTGGCGGTGCGCGACGTGCAGCACAAGTTCCGCATCGAGCTAGGCCCGATGTCGCAGCAGGAATACGACCGTTTCCTGCCCGGCGCCGAACTGTGCGAACAGCTGCGCGACTGGGTGCGCCAGTATCTGGGCATCGAATTTGTCTGGGAAGTCCGGCTGATTCTGGCAAAAGAACAGCTGATCGGCACCCAGCTCGGCGGCGCTCAGCGGCTGGGGCTCAGCAGCTGGATGGCCGCCGAACGGCGTCAGCACGACGCCGGCGATCTGATTTTCAGCCCGGAACCGCTGGAAGATATTTAG
- the tssF gene encoding type VI secretion system baseplate subunit TssF — MDSKLLEYYNRELAYLREMGAEFAEQYPKVAGRLGMRGIDVADPYIERLMEGFAFLTSRVQLKMDAEFPRFSQRLLEIIYPNYLSPTPSMAIAELQPDSSKGDISNGFTVPRGTMMDSQTLKKNGITCSYTTAHDVTLQPVRLASVELGGIPADIPFSSLGLQNRGCVSALRIRLECYDTVTLNSLDLDNLMFYLSGPDMQAQQLLELLMQHSVGMLCQTVEAQPQRRVLADDALRQEGFAPEQALLPNDLRNFDGYRLLQEYFAFPARFQFFSISGLQPLLRSVREGKKTLRQFEIVVLLDRHDAALERVIDVSHLALHCTPVINLFPKVAERITLNEKNHEYHLVVDNIRPLDYEVFSVQRLGGSASEKRYEQEFRPFYSTLSEDDGNYGAYFSLRREQRTLSSHARRYGTRTGYVGSEVFVSLVDERQSPWHSDLKYLTADVLCTSRDLPLMLMQQDQGNFVMPDSIPIKRVFLRKGPTPPRPALAEGMITWRLISQLQLNYLSLMDGDPEQGAASLRQLLGLYGNLSEPAIAKQIQGVRSCNLRPVYRRVPEPGPIVFARGIAIDLTVDDQAFSGNSPYLLGSVLERLFSRLVAMNTFTEMTLSSQQRGEIAHWQARMGKRTLI, encoded by the coding sequence ATGGACAGTAAACTGTTAGAGTATTACAACCGCGAACTGGCCTATCTGCGCGAGATGGGCGCGGAGTTCGCCGAACAGTACCCGAAGGTCGCCGGGCGTCTCGGTATGCGCGGCATCGACGTGGCGGATCCTTATATCGAGCGTCTGATGGAGGGCTTCGCCTTCCTGACCTCGCGCGTACAGCTGAAAATGGACGCGGAATTCCCGCGTTTCTCGCAGCGGCTGCTGGAAATTATCTATCCGAACTATCTGTCGCCGACGCCGTCGATGGCGATTGCCGAACTGCAGCCGGACAGCAGCAAAGGCGACATCAGCAACGGTTTTACCGTACCGCGCGGCACCATGATGGACAGCCAGACGCTGAAAAAGAACGGCATCACCTGTAGCTATACCACCGCCCACGACGTCACGCTGCAGCCGGTGCGGCTGGCCAGCGTGGAACTGGGCGGCATTCCGGCCGATATTCCGTTTTCCTCCCTCGGGTTGCAAAACCGCGGCTGCGTCAGCGCGCTGCGCATCCGGCTGGAGTGCTATGACACCGTCACGCTGAACAGTCTGGATCTCGACAACCTGATGTTCTACCTCTCCGGGCCGGATATGCAGGCGCAGCAACTGCTGGAGCTGCTGATGCAGCACAGCGTCGGCATGCTGTGCCAGACGGTGGAGGCGCAGCCGCAGCGGCGCGTGCTGGCGGATGACGCGCTGCGTCAGGAAGGCTTCGCCCCGGAACAGGCGCTGCTGCCGAACGACCTGCGCAACTTCGACGGCTACCGTCTGCTGCAGGAATACTTCGCCTTCCCGGCGCGCTTCCAGTTCTTCAGCATCAGCGGGCTGCAGCCGCTGCTGCGCAGCGTGCGCGAAGGCAAGAAAACGCTGCGCCAGTTTGAGATCGTGGTACTGCTGGACCGCCACGACGCCGCGCTGGAGCGGGTGATTGACGTCAGCCATCTGGCGCTGCACTGCACGCCGGTGATTAACCTGTTCCCGAAGGTGGCCGAACGCATCACCCTCAACGAAAAAAATCACGAATACCATCTGGTGGTCGATAATATCCGTCCGCTGGATTATGAAGTGTTCTCGGTGCAAAGGTTGGGCGGCAGCGCCAGCGAGAAACGCTATGAGCAGGAGTTCCGGCCGTTTTACAGCACGCTGAGCGAAGACGACGGCAACTACGGCGCCTACTTCTCGCTGCGGCGCGAACAGCGCACCCTTTCCTCTCACGCCCGGCGCTACGGCACCCGCACCGGCTATGTCGGTTCCGAAGTGTTCGTCTCGCTGGTGGATGAGCGCCAGTCGCCCTGGCACAGCGATCTCAAATACCTGACGGCCGACGTGCTGTGCACCAGCCGCGATCTGCCGTTGATGCTGATGCAGCAGGATCAGGGCAACTTCGTGATGCCGGACTCTATCCCAATCAAGCGGGTATTTCTGCGCAAAGGGCCGACGCCGCCGCGGCCGGCGCTGGCGGAAGGCATGATCACCTGGCGGCTGATCAGCCAACTGCAGCTTAACTACCTGAGCCTGATGGACGGCGATCCGGAACAGGGCGCCGCCAGCCTGCGTCAGCTGCTCGGCCTGTACGGCAACCTGAGCGAGCCGGCAATCGCCAAACAGATTCAGGGCGTGCGCAGCTGCAACCTGCGGCCGGTGTACCGCCGGGTGCCGGAGCCGGGGCCGATCGTGTTCGCCCGCGGCATCGCCATCGACCTGACCGTTGACGATCAGGCGTTCTCCGGCAACAGCCCTTATCTGCTCGGCAGCGTGCTGGAACGGCTGTTCTCACGGCTAGTGGCGATGAATACCTTTACCGAAATGACGCTGTCCAGTCAGCAGCGCGGTGAAATCGCCCACTGGCAGGCGCGCATGGGCAAAAGGACGCTGATATGA
- the tssH gene encoding type VI secretion system ATPase TssH: MSEISRSVLFGKLDSLLFTSLESATAFCKLRGNPYVELAHWLHQLMQAQDGDLQQIIRHFALDEDQLTRDIVDALDRLPRGASAISDLSEHIDSAVERAWVYGSLKFGAHAIRGGHLLLGILKTYSLRHLLKAISGQFERINADLLMDQFAAIVGNSSENAQAQSAAGEPAAVSVPGQSGGSVLAQYAQDMTARARNGEIDPVSGRDEEIRQIVDILMRRRQNNPLLTGEAGVGKTAVVEGLALRIVAGDVPPQLRDVQLYLLDIGMLQAGAGMKGEFEKRLQTVIDEVQSSPTPIILFIDEIHTLIGAGGAQGTGDAANLLKPALARGQLRTIGATTWAEYKKYIEKDPALTRRFQVVQVHEPDEEKALLMLRSTVSPLEQHHRVLLLDEAVDAAVRLSHRYIPARQLPDKAVALLDTACARVAVSQHAEPAQVEDCRHRIDALQIELDIARRETKVGIGDPQRPAAIEAQLSELQQQLTQLTERWQEEQGLIAQIIDLRARLHQQEAAPDDDATTDSDAETPAETAEAAEAAEPAPSADELRAQLAVLQQQLATLQGEAPLIFAAVDANIVAAVVADWTGIPLGRMVKNEIEAVLQLSDTLNERVIGQRHALDLIARRVRTSRARLDDPNKPVGVFLLAGPSGVGKTETALALAETLYGGEQNVITINMSEFQESHTVSTLKGAPPGYVGYGEGGVLTEAVRRRPYSVVLLDEIEKAHPDVHEIFFQVFDKGWMEDGEGRHIDFRNTIIILTSNVGTDLIAGLCSDPDLMPEPEALSGALRQPLLEVFPAALLGRLLVVPYYPLTDATLGNIVRLQLGRVQRRMAENHDITTTFDDAVIEQIVSRCTEVESGGRMVDAILTNTLLPQISHTLLSARANDQRYRQLHIALQNNEFICQFQA; the protein is encoded by the coding sequence ATGTCAGAAATCAGCCGCTCGGTACTCTTTGGCAAACTGGATAGCCTGCTTTTCACCTCCCTGGAAAGCGCCACGGCTTTTTGTAAGCTGCGTGGCAACCCTTATGTTGAACTGGCGCACTGGCTGCATCAGCTGATGCAGGCGCAGGATGGCGATCTGCAGCAGATTATCCGCCACTTCGCCCTCGACGAAGACCAACTGACGCGCGATATCGTCGACGCCCTGGATCGCCTGCCGCGCGGCGCCAGCGCCATCTCCGATCTGTCCGAACATATCGACAGCGCGGTCGAGCGCGCCTGGGTCTACGGCTCGCTGAAGTTCGGCGCGCACGCCATACGTGGCGGCCATTTACTGCTGGGGATCCTGAAAACCTACAGCCTGCGCCATCTGCTGAAAGCCATTTCCGGCCAGTTCGAACGCATCAACGCCGATCTGCTGATGGACCAGTTTGCCGCCATTGTCGGCAATTCGTCGGAAAACGCTCAGGCGCAAAGCGCCGCCGGCGAACCGGCTGCCGTGTCCGTACCGGGCCAGTCCGGCGGAAGCGTGCTGGCGCAATATGCGCAGGATATGACGGCGCGCGCACGCAACGGCGAAATCGATCCGGTCAGCGGCCGTGACGAAGAGATCCGCCAGATCGTCGATATCCTGATGCGCCGCCGGCAGAACAACCCGCTGCTGACCGGCGAGGCCGGCGTCGGTAAAACCGCCGTGGTGGAAGGCCTGGCGCTGCGCATCGTCGCCGGCGACGTACCGCCGCAGCTGCGCGACGTGCAGCTGTACCTGCTGGATATCGGCATGCTGCAGGCCGGCGCCGGCATGAAGGGCGAGTTCGAAAAACGCCTGCAGACGGTGATTGACGAAGTCCAGTCCAGCCCGACGCCGATTATTCTGTTTATCGATGAAATTCATACGCTGATCGGCGCCGGCGGCGCGCAGGGCACCGGCGACGCCGCCAACCTGCTGAAGCCGGCGCTGGCGCGCGGTCAGCTGCGCACCATCGGCGCGACCACCTGGGCGGAATACAAAAAATACATCGAGAAGGACCCGGCGCTGACCCGCCGCTTCCAGGTGGTGCAGGTGCACGAGCCGGACGAAGAGAAAGCGCTGCTGATGCTGCGCAGCACCGTCAGCCCGCTGGAACAGCACCACCGCGTGCTGCTGCTCGACGAAGCGGTCGACGCCGCGGTGCGTCTCTCCCACCGCTATATCCCGGCGCGTCAACTGCCGGATAAGGCCGTGGCGCTGCTGGATACCGCCTGCGCCCGCGTCGCGGTCAGCCAGCACGCCGAGCCGGCTCAGGTGGAAGATTGCCGCCACCGCATCGACGCGCTGCAGATTGAACTGGATATCGCCCGCCGCGAAACCAAGGTCGGCATCGGCGATCCGCAGCGCCCGGCGGCGATCGAAGCGCAGCTGAGCGAGCTGCAGCAGCAGCTGACGCAGCTGACCGAACGCTGGCAGGAAGAACAGGGGCTGATTGCGCAAATCATCGATCTGCGCGCCCGACTGCATCAGCAGGAAGCGGCACCGGACGACGACGCCACAACCGACAGCGATGCGGAAACGCCGGCGGAAACCGCCGAGGCGGCTGAAGCCGCAGAACCGGCGCCGTCGGCAGATGAACTGCGCGCCCAACTGGCCGTGCTGCAACAGCAGCTGGCTACGCTGCAGGGCGAAGCGCCGCTGATCTTCGCCGCGGTGGACGCCAATATCGTCGCCGCCGTGGTCGCCGACTGGACCGGCATCCCGCTGGGCCGCATGGTGAAAAACGAAATCGAAGCGGTGCTGCAGCTGTCCGACACCCTGAACGAGCGGGTCATCGGTCAGCGCCACGCGCTGGACCTGATCGCCCGCCGCGTACGCACCTCGCGCGCCCGGCTGGACGACCCGAACAAACCGGTGGGCGTCTTCCTGCTGGCCGGCCCGTCCGGCGTCGGCAAGACCGAAACCGCGCTGGCGCTGGCGGAAACGCTGTACGGCGGCGAGCAGAACGTTATCACCATCAATATGAGCGAGTTCCAGGAGTCGCACACCGTATCGACGCTGAAAGGCGCGCCTCCGGGCTACGTCGGCTACGGCGAAGGCGGCGTGCTGACCGAAGCGGTGCGTCGCCGTCCTTACAGCGTGGTGCTGCTGGACGAAATTGAAAAAGCGCACCCGGACGTGCACGAAATCTTCTTCCAGGTGTTCGATAAAGGCTGGATGGAGGACGGCGAGGGCCGCCATATCGATTTCCGCAACACCATTATTATTCTGACCTCCAACGTCGGCACCGACTTAATCGCCGGCCTGTGCAGCGACCCTGACCTGATGCCGGAGCCGGAAGCGCTGAGCGGCGCGCTGCGTCAGCCGCTGCTGGAGGTGTTCCCGGCGGCGCTGCTCGGCCGTCTGCTGGTGGTACCTTACTACCCGCTGACCGACGCCACGCTGGGCAACATCGTGCGTCTGCAACTGGGCCGCGTCCAACGCCGGATGGCGGAAAACCACGACATTACCACCACCTTCGACGACGCGGTGATCGAACAGATCGTCAGCCGCTGCACCGAGGTGGAATCCGGCGGGCGTATGGTCGACGCCATCCTGACCAATACCCTGCTGCCGCAGATCAGCCATACCCTGCTGTCGGCCAGAGCCAACGACCAGCGCTACCGCCAGCTGCATATCGCGCTGCAAAACAACGAGTTTATTTGTCAATTTCAGGCTTAA
- a CDS encoding type VI secretion system accessory protein TagJ gives MKSLTDVLQGGSVSAATQAVEADIKARPADADLRAALVQLLCLSGNWQRAKAQLKSWQALKPMAQSTTLLLLQSVEAELQRQAVFAGQAAPALLKQDQPWIGQMVKALQLDVAGDAAQAQALRDQALEEAPASGGSLLLADGDNEKTVAFDWLTDGDGRLGPVCELALNGVYYWLPFSAIAEIQFQAPQSAIDLVWSHALVRLTDGREQVCQLPARYPLAADSDDALLLGKRTEWQPLGDSPHYLGYGLKTWLSDSDEFPLHSLRQLSFDQDA, from the coding sequence GTGAAATCATTAACCGACGTATTGCAAGGCGGCTCCGTCAGCGCAGCCACCCAGGCGGTGGAAGCCGATATCAAAGCGCGCCCGGCCGACGCCGATCTGCGCGCCGCGCTGGTGCAGCTGCTGTGCCTGAGCGGCAACTGGCAGCGCGCCAAAGCGCAGCTGAAATCCTGGCAGGCGCTGAAACCGATGGCGCAGTCGACCACCCTGCTGCTGTTGCAGTCGGTCGAGGCCGAACTGCAGCGCCAGGCGGTGTTTGCCGGCCAGGCCGCACCGGCGCTGCTGAAGCAGGATCAGCCTTGGATCGGACAGATGGTCAAGGCCCTGCAGCTGGACGTCGCCGGCGACGCCGCACAGGCGCAGGCGCTGCGCGACCAGGCGCTGGAAGAGGCGCCGGCCAGCGGCGGCAGCCTGCTGCTGGCGGACGGCGATAACGAAAAAACCGTCGCCTTCGACTGGCTGACCGACGGCGACGGCCGCCTCGGCCCGGTGTGTGAACTGGCGCTCAACGGCGTGTACTACTGGCTGCCGTTCTCCGCCATCGCCGAAATCCAGTTCCAGGCGCCGCAAAGCGCCATCGATCTGGTCTGGAGCCACGCGCTGGTGCGCCTGACCGACGGCCGCGAGCAGGTATGTCAGCTGCCGGCGCGCTATCCGCTGGCGGCAGACAGCGACGACGCTCTGCTGCTCGGCAAGCGCACCGAATGGCAGCCGCTCGGCGACAGCCCGCACTATCTCGGTTACGGCCTGAAAACCTGGCTGAGCGACAGCGACGAGTTTCCGCTGCACAGCCTGCGCCAGCTGAGCTTCGATCAGGACGCCTGA
- the tagH gene encoding type VI secretion system-associated FHA domain protein TagH: MRFSIVKNKNGQNPPQSSCDFLPPGGTIGRSVDNNLVLPDEERAISRLQAIVHISADGECRITNRGNVTRVLLNDIPLERGRQVELQDGDILGIDDYQIQVNDLNQQAAPVQPAAAAQPVPQAPAAKANGAAPIPNEIWDSLVEEFTPASAAAAVPPKAEPAVQPDHNPLLDRPQRELNPSDPLGQLDGDVDLHQLQQKQTDPAELFKTDSTFERDNILTDTTPSALLTENQPKPAKPEASKRPQPAVTESGNKDEELDPLALFGGSSAPSTPGASNSNDPLGLLMGGAVPLTQPEAAPSVAAPQTPAAPVEPAKPQPAPQPQAAPKAKPQPQPQPQQQAQPTPAPKPQPQAAAPQESPRAQPEPLVPPEAAPHVEPQQRSRPGNRLGIDPIAYQNARAQGSAASNGDVLEGPLLKALLQGIGLDDLQPQPHFDEQQVRQVGRLLSLFSQGTVALLSSRSILKRGVKAEMTMILDEANNPFKLLPSGKTVLMQMFGSQMPGFMPPEQAVRDALIDLQAHQLGMIAGIRAIIAAMLQSFNPDRLEEEARKEGSAPRLALPSNRKAALWDYFVKNYQQTSGEIEDDFHTLFGEAFLHAYDVEVNQYKDSQTKPDV; encoded by the coding sequence ATGCGATTTTCTATTGTAAAAAACAAAAATGGCCAAAACCCGCCGCAAAGCAGTTGCGACTTCCTGCCGCCGGGCGGCACCATCGGCCGCAGCGTGGACAACAACCTGGTTCTGCCGGATGAAGAGCGCGCGATTTCCCGCCTGCAGGCCATTGTGCATATTTCCGCTGACGGCGAGTGCCGCATCACCAACCGTGGCAACGTCACCCGCGTCCTGCTGAACGACATTCCGCTGGAGCGCGGCCGTCAGGTGGAGCTGCAGGATGGCGATATCCTCGGTATCGATGATTATCAGATCCAGGTCAACGATCTGAATCAGCAGGCCGCGCCGGTGCAGCCGGCAGCCGCTGCGCAACCGGTGCCTCAGGCGCCGGCCGCCAAGGCAAACGGTGCCGCGCCGATCCCCAACGAAATCTGGGACAGCCTGGTGGAAGAGTTCACACCGGCAAGCGCCGCCGCGGCCGTACCGCCGAAAGCGGAGCCAGCAGTGCAGCCCGACCATAACCCGCTGCTCGACCGGCCACAGCGCGAACTGAACCCCAGCGACCCGCTGGGCCAACTCGACGGCGATGTCGATCTGCACCAGCTGCAGCAAAAACAGACTGACCCGGCCGAACTGTTCAAAACCGACAGCACCTTCGAGCGCGACAATATCCTGACCGATACCACGCCGAGCGCGCTGCTGACGGAAAACCAGCCGAAACCGGCCAAACCGGAAGCGTCAAAACGCCCACAGCCGGCGGTGACGGAGAGCGGCAATAAAGATGAAGAGCTGGATCCGCTGGCGCTGTTCGGCGGTTCTTCCGCGCCCAGCACGCCTGGCGCATCAAACAGCAACGATCCGCTGGGGCTGCTGATGGGCGGCGCCGTACCGCTGACACAGCCGGAAGCAGCACCAAGCGTGGCCGCACCTCAAACGCCGGCAGCCCCGGTTGAACCGGCAAAGCCTCAGCCTGCACCGCAGCCGCAGGCAGCGCCAAAGGCCAAGCCGCAACCGCAACCGCAACCGCAACAACAGGCTCAGCCAACACCAGCGCCGAAGCCACAGCCGCAGGCCGCCGCACCGCAGGAGTCGCCGCGCGCGCAGCCGGAACCGCTCGTGCCGCCTGAAGCCGCGCCGCATGTGGAACCCCAGCAGCGTTCTCGCCCGGGCAACCGGCTGGGTATCGATCCTATCGCCTATCAGAACGCCCGCGCCCAAGGCTCGGCGGCGTCTAACGGCGACGTGCTGGAAGGCCCGCTGCTCAAAGCGTTGCTGCAGGGCATCGGCCTGGACGACCTGCAGCCGCAGCCACATTTTGACGAGCAGCAGGTGCGTCAGGTCGGTCGCCTGCTGAGCCTGTTCTCTCAAGGCACCGTCGCCCTGCTCTCTTCGCGCTCTATCCTCAAGCGCGGCGTGAAGGCAGAGATGACCATGATCCTCGACGAGGCCAATAACCCGTTCAAACTGCTGCCGTCCGGTAAAACCGTGCTGATGCAGATGTTCGGCAGCCAGATGCCGGGCTTTATGCCACCGGAGCAGGCGGTGCGCGATGCGCTGATCGATCTGCAGGCGCACCAGTTGGGGATGATCGCCGGCATTCGCGCCATCATCGCCGCCATGCTGCAGTCCTTTAACCCGGACCGTCTGGAAGAAGAAGCGCGTAAAGAAGGCTCCGCGCCGCGGCTGGCGCTGCCTTCCAACCGTAAAGCGGCGCTGTGGGACTATTTTGTAAAAAATTACCAGCAGACCTCGGGCGAGATCGAAGATGACTTCCATACGCTGTTTGGTGAAGCCTTCCTGCATGCCTATGATGTTGAAGTGAATCAGTACAAAGACTCCCAAACCAAACCGGACGTGTAA
- a CDS encoding type VI secretion system-associated protein, whose translation MKYWMPGVIALMAVPAVHAANYRLVYSPSQKLEVFIDNVKNNKPESWCAPSIPLRIVSANAKDAAILDGFLPRVGSLLAKQCPKVGQLPWTLTDKAGNTLAAGDALKSQRWKPQVKTAPQAQPEASPEAQQENAMPPAAVAVSSPQADAAPAQVFELPKGCKFRTYWQGSNAGSAMFVPAGGNLTCQSDGWLSGSDKVQLQSNGKSSSPTISFLQGYPLMNIDVAGQTLTVVSANRQRMVLANPQVAGSYLVLPFDAAQHAWFFSGTLIAEFPRQQAADADRVKQRVAKVRETWLPLLSAYREPLSVRLVDQLAADRVDPASGSYLTVQNAAH comes from the coding sequence ATGAAATATTGGATGCCCGGTGTGATCGCCCTGATGGCGGTACCCGCCGTTCACGCGGCAAATTACCGGCTGGTGTATTCTCCCAGCCAGAAACTCGAAGTCTTTATCGACAACGTTAAAAACAACAAACCGGAAAGCTGGTGTGCGCCAAGCATCCCGCTGCGTATTGTCTCCGCTAACGCGAAGGACGCCGCCATCCTGGACGGCTTCCTGCCGCGGGTCGGCAGCCTGCTGGCGAAGCAGTGCCCCAAAGTCGGCCAGTTGCCGTGGACGCTGACCGATAAGGCCGGCAACACGCTGGCAGCCGGCGATGCGCTGAAAAGCCAGCGCTGGAAACCGCAGGTTAAAACGGCGCCGCAGGCGCAGCCGGAAGCCTCGCCGGAAGCACAGCAGGAAAACGCCATGCCGCCGGCAGCGGTCGCCGTCAGTTCGCCGCAGGCCGATGCCGCGCCGGCGCAGGTGTTCGAGCTGCCGAAAGGCTGCAAGTTCCGCACCTACTGGCAGGGCAGCAACGCCGGCAGCGCGATGTTCGTACCTGCCGGCGGTAACCTCACCTGCCAAAGCGACGGCTGGCTGAGCGGCAGCGATAAAGTCCAACTGCAGAGCAATGGCAAGAGCAGTTCGCCGACCATCAGCTTCCTGCAGGGCTACCCGTTGATGAATATTGACGTGGCCGGCCAGACGCTGACCGTGGTCAGCGCCAACCGCCAGCGCATGGTGCTGGCCAATCCGCAGGTGGCCGGCAGCTATCTGGTGCTGCCGTTTGACGCCGCTCAGCACGCCTGGTTCTTCAGCGGCACGCTGATTGCCGAGTTCCCCCGCCAGCAGGCCGCCGATGCCGATCGGGTGAAACAGCGCGTCGCCAAAGTGCGTGAAACCTGGCTGCCGCTGCTCAGCGCCTATCGCGAGCCGCTCAGCGTACGGCTGGTGGACCAACTGGCCGCCGACCGGGTTGACCCGGCCAGCGGCAGTTATCTGACCGTCCAGAACGCCGCCCACTGA